In Helianthus annuus cultivar XRQ/B chromosome 8, HanXRQr2.0-SUNRISE, whole genome shotgun sequence, a single genomic region encodes these proteins:
- the LOC110932569 gene encoding uncharacterized protein LOC110932569 has product MHLSVALMFYGETTKPKSLIIFGIIKNIVTGFAVQVLNKSAAELLKDNESIDGYSTFPKEIKSLVGKLFAYKIQVTHENIEKFDEVYDTTAISSDYSLISHVKKSLLTKQEENIAKGKRNLYELYDVDPAFPSCSTKRPIIRTPLSDISNDYLDHGDQVLTCQICSAKLWTSEGGKGRITMNKLCYGMCCGYGKVELPPLKDAHPSYQNFFSSTNEKSKFFQKNIRRYNSMFSFTSMGGKFCQLYIYDTENEITNRQTLFGKTSKSSSSNDKELDVEMIQYLRNLLDSENMLVKTYRMVRDHFHESPEANLKLRLMYKREKDGRIYNLPTSLEIAALVVGDIDKAIDHRDILVETQSGMLQRISELHPSYLALQYPLLFPYGDDGYRIDIPHRDHCHKRK; this is encoded by the exons ATGCATCTTTCAGTAGCATTGATGTTTTATGGAGAGACAACTAAG CCAAAGTCTCTTATCATATTCGGTATCATCAAGAACATAGTTACTGGTTTTG CTGTACAGGTTTTGAATAAATCTGCTGCTGAATTGCTAAAAGATAATGAATCG ATCGATGGATATTCAACATTTCCAAAGGAGATTAAATCTTTGGTTGGGAAGTTGTTTGCTTATAAGATTCAAGTTACCCATGAAAATATCGAAAAATTTGATGAAGTTTATGATACCACTGCGATAAGCAGCGATTATTCTCTTATTTCTCATGTTAAAAAGAGCCTTTTGACTAAACAG GAGGAGAATATCGCAAAAGGTAAACGTAATCTGTATGAGCTGTACGACGTTGATCCAGCATTTCCGAGTTGTTCTACAAAGC GTCCTATTATCAGAACTCCTCTTTCAGATATCTCAAATG aTTATTTGGACCATGGTGACCAAGTTCTTACATGCCAAATCTGTAGTGCAAAGTTATGGACATCAGAAGGTGGAAAAGGTCGAATAACTATGAATAAGCTTTGTTATGGTATGTGTTGTGGGTATGGTAAAGTTGAGCTACCGCCTTTAAAGGATGCGCATCCGTCTTATCAAAATTTTTTTTCTTCCACAAATGAAAAAAGcaagtttttccagaagaataTTAGACGATACAACTCTATGTTCTCTTTTACATCTATGGGTGGAAAG TTTTGTCAGCTATACATATATGACACTGAAAATGAAATAACAAACAGACAGACATTATTCGG GAAAACAAGCAAATCTTCGTCCTCTAATGATAAAGAGCTTGATGTTGAAATGATACAGTATTTGAGGAatttattagattcagaaaatatgttggttaagacATATAGGATGGTCAGAGACCATTTTCACGAATCCCCAGAGGCTAACCTTAAACTCCGTCTTATGTATAAAAGAGAAAAAGATGGCAGAATATATAACTTACCAACCAGTCTTGAAATTGCTGCTTTGGTTGTCGGAGACATAGATAAAGCTATAGATCATCGTGATATTCTTGTGGAGACTCAGTCTGGAATGCTCCAGCGTATTAGTGAATTACATCCATCATATCTTGCCTTGCAATATCCGTTGCTATTCCCATATGGTGATGATGGATATAGAATTGATATTCCCCATAGAGATCACTGTCACAAAAGAAAATAA